In the Acidobacteriota bacterium genome, one interval contains:
- a CDS encoding FAD-dependent oxidoreductase, with protein MSRHYDYDVLVLGGGSAGTSAAAAAVAEGARTAMVNDGELGGLCILRGCMPTKTLLASAHLLHEVHELGDELGLRLTGGLEADFDRLMERKTRLVARFQRGKMRRIESSDYEVITARARLEKDGSADLDGRRVRARKYVIATGSKPWMLPIEGLDTIDVLTSDDVMRLKSAPRSLVVQGAGPIGLELAQFFARIGCEVLLVNRSDLCSRWDPPSGVELRAALAAEPRFELAVPGKITRVRRAGGQIAFTIEEQGRRREHQAEAFLMAAGRVADLDGLGLEALGLERHGSGLAHDLRMRTSHPDIYVAGDATGQHQILHIANQEGRVAGRNAAGADPFALMDYRLKMAVVFTDPCFAQVGMTAAEAEASGTPHVWGQAHFPETGRAITMGVRYGLWRMMAHRQTGEILGATILGPRADDLIHVISVLMAQHARVQDIFDMPWYHPTLAEVILDVARAIVRQLDD; from the coding sequence GTGAGCCGACACTACGATTACGACGTCCTGGTCCTGGGAGGCGGTTCCGCCGGCACCTCCGCCGCGGCGGCGGCCGTGGCCGAAGGCGCCAGGACCGCCATGGTCAACGATGGCGAGTTGGGAGGGCTGTGCATCCTGCGGGGCTGCATGCCCACCAAGACCCTACTCGCCTCGGCCCACCTGCTCCACGAAGTGCACGAGCTGGGTGACGAGCTGGGCCTGCGCCTGACCGGCGGTCTCGAGGCCGACTTCGACAGGCTGATGGAGCGCAAGACCCGCCTGGTGGCCCGCTTCCAGCGGGGCAAGATGCGGCGCATCGAATCCTCCGACTACGAGGTGATCACCGCCCGCGCCCGGCTTGAAAAAGACGGCAGCGCCGACCTGGACGGCCGGCGTGTCCGGGCCCGCAAGTACGTCATCGCCACCGGCTCCAAGCCCTGGATGCTGCCCATCGAGGGGCTCGACACCATCGACGTGCTCACCAGCGACGACGTGATGCGCCTGAAAAGCGCCCCCCGCTCCCTGGTGGTGCAGGGTGCCGGCCCCATCGGCCTCGAGCTGGCCCAGTTCTTCGCCCGCATCGGTTGCGAGGTCCTGCTGGTCAACCGTTCCGATCTCTGCTCGCGCTGGGATCCGCCCAGCGGCGTCGAACTCCGCGCCGCCCTGGCCGCCGAGCCGCGATTCGAGCTGGCCGTTCCGGGCAAGATCACCCGGGTCCGCCGGGCCGGCGGGCAGATCGCCTTCACCATCGAAGAGCAGGGCCGGCGCCGCGAACACCAGGCCGAGGCCTTTCTGATGGCCGCCGGCCGAGTGGCCGACCTCGACGGCCTGGGACTCGAAGCTCTGGGGCTCGAGCGCCACGGGTCGGGCCTGGCCCACGACTTGCGCATGCGCACCAGCCACCCCGACATCTACGTGGCGGGAGACGCCACCGGCCAGCACCAGATCCTGCACATCGCCAACCAGGAAGGACGCGTCGCCGGCCGCAACGCGGCGGGCGCCGACCCCTTCGCCTTGATGGACTACCGGCTGAAAATGGCCGTGGTCTTCACCGACCCCTGCTTCGCCCAGGTGGGCATGACGGCCGCCGAGGCGGAAGCCTCGGGCACACCCCACGTCTGGGGCCAGGCCCACTTCCCGGAAACCGGGCGGGCGATCACCATGGGCGTGCGATACGGCCTGTGGCGCATGATGGCTCACCGGCAGACCGGTGAGATCCTCGGCGCCACGATCCTCGGTCCCCGGGCCGACGACCTGATCCATGTCATTTCGGTGCTGATGGCCCAACACGCCCGGGTGCAGGACATCTTCGACATGCCCTGGTACCACCCCACCCTCGCCGAGGTGATCCTCGACGTGGCCCGCGCCATCGTCAGGCAACTCGACGACTGA
- a CDS encoding DNA repair exonuclease — protein sequence MTGELLCVGDIHLGRRPARLPAALGLDPETLTPVSAWGQVVELALERGSAAVLLAGDVVESENAWFEAYGPLERGVRRLVEAGIEVCAVAGNHDAVALPRLARALDGFRLLGEGGRWEVHVLESPEVAGLRVAGWSFPGRSYDRDPLEGFPALDEREGPVVGLLHCDLDASAGDYAPVRRSRLEALPVDAWLLGHLHGPSLGPGPRPVGYLGSLVGLDPSETGEHGVWSLERDPAGGFRAAMIPLAPLRWEHRTLDAAGLGGAGEELDEAVLGLMRESAAQAAAASPALRALGCRIDLVGRSAAWRKLAERVAGSRWEELLFEHQGVSVFIDRVACRVDPDIDLEALAAESNPLGLLARELLEVRNGGPAWPSLRQELEEEFRRALHGAGLNRWVAGRMDEEDLRRALREAGGQALGALFDQKQGDGA from the coding sequence ATGACGGGTGAGCTGCTCTGCGTGGGGGACATCCATCTCGGCCGGCGGCCTGCCCGGCTGCCGGCGGCCCTGGGCCTGGATCCCGAGACCCTGACTCCTGTTTCCGCCTGGGGGCAGGTGGTGGAACTGGCCCTCGAGCGCGGCAGCGCGGCCGTGCTGCTGGCGGGCGACGTGGTCGAGTCCGAAAACGCGTGGTTCGAGGCCTACGGTCCCCTCGAGAGGGGTGTGCGACGGCTGGTGGAGGCGGGGATCGAGGTCTGCGCAGTGGCGGGCAACCACGACGCGGTGGCCCTGCCCCGGCTGGCCCGTGCGCTCGATGGTTTCCGTCTGTTGGGGGAGGGGGGGCGCTGGGAGGTGCACGTCCTCGAGTCTCCGGAGGTCGCCGGGCTGCGGGTGGCGGGCTGGTCCTTTCCGGGGCGCAGCTACGACCGTGATCCCCTCGAGGGCTTCCCGGCCCTCGATGAGCGCGAAGGCCCCGTGGTGGGCCTGTTGCACTGTGATCTGGATGCCTCCGCCGGCGACTACGCCCCGGTGCGCCGATCGAGGCTCGAGGCCCTGCCGGTGGACGCGTGGCTGCTGGGTCACCTTCACGGGCCGAGCCTGGGTCCCGGGCCCCGTCCGGTGGGCTACCTGGGATCGCTGGTGGGCCTCGATCCGAGCGAGACGGGGGAGCACGGGGTGTGGAGCCTGGAGCGGGATCCGGCGGGGGGCTTTCGGGCGGCGATGATTCCCCTCGCGCCCCTGCGCTGGGAGCACCGGACGTTGGACGCGGCCGGGCTCGGCGGTGCGGGAGAGGAACTCGACGAGGCCGTGCTGGGGTTGATGCGGGAGAGCGCCGCACAGGCCGCCGCAGCCTCTCCCGCGTTGCGGGCGCTGGGCTGCCGCATCGATCTGGTCGGCCGCTCGGCCGCCTGGCGCAAGCTGGCCGAGCGGGTGGCCGGGAGCCGCTGGGAAGAGCTGCTCTTCGAGCACCAGGGGGTGAGCGTCTTCATCGACAGGGTGGCGTGCCGCGTGGACCCGGACATCGACCTGGAGGCCCTGGCGGCGGAGAGCAACCCCCTGGGTCTGCTGGCCCGTGAACTGCTCGAAGTGCGGAACGGAGGGCCGGCGTGGCCATCGCTGCGTCAGGAGCTGGAAGAGGAATTCCGTCGGGCCCTGCACGGCGCGGGACTCAACCGTTGGGTCGCGGGGAGGATGGACGAAGAGGATCTGCGCCGGGCCCTGCGAGAGGCGGGTGGGCAGGCCCTGGGCGCGCTCTTCGATCAGAAGCAGGGCGACGGGGCATGA
- a CDS encoding MGMT family protein, giving the protein MESPPRPGFEAVYALVRRIPSGRVMTYGQVATELGATLSPRAVGWALHGCPEGVPWHRVVNASGGCSTDRLPDLPTGLQRRLLEEEGVEFTAGGTLDLARYRWMPHDG; this is encoded by the coding sequence ATGGAATCGCCGCCCCGCCCCGGTTTCGAGGCGGTCTACGCCCTGGTGCGGCGCATCCCCTCCGGCCGGGTGATGACCTATGGCCAGGTGGCCACCGAACTGGGCGCCACTCTCTCCCCGCGGGCTGTGGGCTGGGCTCTGCACGGCTGTCCCGAAGGGGTGCCCTGGCACCGGGTGGTCAACGCCTCGGGAGGGTGCTCGACGGACCGCCTGCCGGACCTCCCCACCGGGCTTCAGCGCCGCCTGCTCGAAGAGGAGGGGGTGGAATTCACGGCGGGAGGCACCCTGGATCTCGCGCGATACCGGTGGATGCCCCATGACGGGTGA
- the mtnA gene encoding S-methyl-5-thioribose-1-phosphate isomerase, with protein MEVARMITPLRWTDGVLELLEQRLLPAEESWIRCSSGREVAEAITAMVVRGAPAIGVSAAFGLALDLRRAAEEGRDLAEELPRAAERLKQARPTAVNLAWAVDRLAGVAERALADGLPAGEVAHRIEEEARAILEEDVQANRELGRAGSLLVPDGARILTHCNAGALATAGYGTALGVIRAAVEEGKKVEVFADETRPYLQGARLTAWELQKDEIPVTVITDNAAGHLMARGEIDMVITGADRIALNGDTANKIGTYTVAVLARRHGLPFYVAAPTSTIDPATADGSRIPIEERDAAEVLEYAGRRCAPEGVPARHPAFDVTPAELVTAIITEKGVARAPYAVSLRSMLGLEDPEEERQAQNAADFDENGDSQAPGGAAETEEASP; from the coding sequence ATGGAGGTTGCCCGGATGATCACTCCCCTGCGCTGGACGGATGGTGTTCTCGAACTGCTCGAGCAGAGGCTCCTGCCCGCGGAAGAGAGCTGGATAAGGTGCTCGAGCGGCCGGGAGGTGGCCGAAGCGATCACCGCGATGGTGGTCCGGGGCGCACCGGCCATCGGCGTCAGCGCCGCCTTCGGCCTGGCCCTGGACCTGCGCCGGGCCGCGGAGGAAGGGCGTGACCTGGCCGAGGAACTGCCCCGCGCCGCGGAAAGGCTCAAGCAAGCCCGACCCACGGCGGTCAACCTGGCCTGGGCCGTGGATCGGCTCGCCGGTGTGGCCGAACGCGCCCTGGCCGACGGTCTGCCGGCGGGAGAAGTCGCTCACCGGATCGAGGAAGAAGCCCGGGCCATCCTCGAGGAGGATGTGCAGGCCAACCGCGAGCTGGGCCGGGCCGGCTCGCTGCTGGTTCCCGACGGTGCGCGCATTCTCACCCATTGCAACGCCGGGGCCCTGGCCACCGCGGGCTACGGTACGGCCCTCGGCGTGATCCGCGCCGCCGTGGAAGAGGGTAAGAAGGTCGAAGTCTTCGCCGACGAAACCCGGCCCTACCTGCAGGGCGCCCGGCTGACGGCCTGGGAACTCCAGAAGGACGAGATTCCCGTCACGGTGATCACCGACAACGCCGCCGGCCACCTGATGGCCCGGGGCGAGATCGACATGGTGATCACCGGCGCCGATCGCATCGCCCTCAACGGCGACACGGCCAACAAGATCGGCACCTACACGGTGGCCGTGCTCGCCCGACGCCACGGCCTGCCCTTCTACGTGGCCGCTCCCACTTCCACCATCGACCCCGCCACCGCCGACGGCTCACGGATTCCCATCGAGGAGCGCGACGCGGCCGAAGTCCTGGAATACGCCGGCAGGCGCTGCGCCCCGGAAGGAGTCCCGGCCCGCCATCCCGCCTTCGATGTCACTCCCGCCGAACTGGTCACGGCGATCATCACGGAAAAGGGCGTGGCCCGCGCCCCTTACGCCGTCTCCCTGAGATCCATGCTGGGCCTTGAAGATCCCGAGGAGGAACGGCAGGCACAGAACGCGGCGGACTTCGACGAGAACGGGGACTCCCAAGCCCCCGGGGGGGCGGCGGAGACGGAGGAAGCGTCTCCGTGA
- a CDS encoding carbonic anhydrase — protein sequence MDVARQALDRLRQGNRRFVGGLAARHGARDADRRRALVSGQKPVAVVVACADSRVPPEIVFDQGLGDLFVVRVAGNVIDPVVLGSVEFAVESLGTRLIVVLGHSRCGAVAATVDVVESGRDADSPHLRAIVERIRPAVDAARDVAGAVERAEWIRRAVRRNVQNSAGTLRDDSRVLARAAREDGLLIVAAHYSLDTGEVAFSGSDAAR from the coding sequence ATGGACGTTGCACGGCAGGCACTCGATCGGCTTCGACAGGGCAATCGCCGTTTCGTGGGTGGGCTCGCCGCTCGCCACGGCGCGCGGGACGCGGACCGTCGGCGGGCCCTGGTCTCGGGGCAAAAGCCCGTGGCCGTGGTCGTGGCCTGCGCCGATTCCCGGGTGCCTCCGGAGATCGTCTTCGACCAGGGACTGGGGGATCTCTTCGTGGTGCGCGTGGCGGGCAACGTGATCGATCCCGTGGTGCTCGGCAGCGTGGAGTTCGCCGTGGAGAGCCTGGGGACCCGCCTGATCGTGGTTCTCGGCCATTCCCGCTGCGGGGCGGTGGCGGCGACCGTTGACGTGGTGGAGAGCGGCAGAGACGCGGACTCGCCCCACCTGCGGGCGATCGTCGAGCGGATTCGGCCGGCGGTGGACGCCGCACGCGATGTCGCCGGTGCCGTCGAGCGGGCGGAGTGGATCCGTCGGGCTGTCCGGCGGAACGTTCAAAATTCGGCCGGGACGTTGCGCGACGACTCCCGGGTCCTGGCCCGGGCCGCGAGGGAGGACGGCTTGCTGATCGTCGCCGCCCACTACTCGCTCGACACCGGCGAGGTGGCGTTCAGCGGCTCCGACGCCGCGCGGTGA
- a CDS encoding DEAD/DEAH box helicase has translation MSTLASLEPTGFDRFGLHDLLMRGVRAAGFDTPRPIQDETIPAGLAGRDVLGLAQTGTGKTAAFALPLLQRLLDVRGRGPRILVLAPTRELATQIAAEIRLLSKFTRLKMITIYGGVPVRGQINALRQSPEIVVGCPGRVLDLLGQGVLRLEKIETVVLDEADHMFDMGFLPDIRRILKALPPHRQNLLFSATMPREVRSLANNLLKKPHVVELADASPASTIDHALVLVSEERKRALLEHVLATEECRSAIVFTRTKHRARRLAEQLTKAGHRAVGLQGNLSQAQRDRAMRGFRSRRYDVLVATDIAARGIDVSRVSHVINFDVPSTPEAYTHRIGRTGRSECSGVACTFVTGSDHGWVRATERMIGAPIPRRQIDGFEADAVERPAAARRFSGKGKHGASSSGRKRWGGRSRSSGGRSRGRR, from the coding sequence ATGTCGACACTAGCTTCCCTCGAGCCCACCGGCTTCGACCGGTTCGGGCTGCACGATCTCCTCATGCGCGGTGTTCGGGCCGCCGGCTTCGATACCCCGCGTCCGATCCAGGACGAAACCATCCCGGCGGGCCTCGCCGGCCGGGACGTGCTGGGCCTGGCCCAGACCGGCACCGGCAAGACCGCGGCCTTTGCCCTGCCGCTGCTTCAGCGGCTGCTCGACGTGCGCGGCCGGGGACCGAGGATCCTGGTCCTGGCCCCCACCCGGGAGCTGGCGACCCAGATCGCCGCCGAGATCCGCCTGCTCTCCAAGTTCACCCGGTTGAAGATGATCACGATCTACGGTGGCGTTCCGGTTCGCGGCCAGATCAACGCCCTGCGGCAGTCGCCGGAGATCGTCGTGGGCTGTCCGGGCCGGGTGCTCGACCTGCTCGGGCAGGGCGTTTTACGCCTGGAGAAGATCGAAACCGTCGTTCTCGACGAGGCCGACCACATGTTCGACATGGGTTTTCTTCCCGACATTCGACGGATCCTCAAGGCGTTGCCGCCCCACCGCCAGAACCTGCTCTTTTCGGCCACCATGCCGCGGGAGGTGCGCTCGCTGGCGAACAACCTGCTGAAAAAGCCCCACGTGGTGGAACTGGCCGACGCCTCCCCGGCGTCTACCATCGACCATGCCCTGGTGCTGGTCTCCGAGGAGCGCAAGCGGGCTCTTCTCGAGCACGTTCTCGCTACCGAGGAGTGCCGGTCGGCCATCGTCTTCACCCGCACCAAGCATCGGGCGCGCCGCCTGGCCGAGCAGCTCACCAAGGCCGGGCACCGGGCCGTGGGTTTGCAGGGGAATCTCTCCCAGGCCCAGCGGGACCGGGCCATGCGCGGCTTCCGCTCCCGCCGTTACGATGTGCTGGTGGCGACCGACATCGCGGCCCGCGGCATCGATGTCAGCCGTGTCTCCCACGTGATCAACTTCGACGTGCCCAGCACTCCCGAGGCCTACACCCACCGCATCGGCCGTACCGGTCGTTCCGAGTGCAGCGGTGTGGCCTGCACTTTCGTCACGGGTAGCGACCACGGTTGGGTGCGCGCCACCGAGCGGATGATCGGCGCGCCGATTCCGCGCCGGCAGATCGACGGCTTCGAGGCCGATGCGGTCGAGAGGCCCGCGGCTGCGCGGCGTTTTTCGGGGAAGGGGAAGCACGGCGCGTCGTCTTCCGGGCGCAAGCGGTGGGGAGGCCGCTCCCGGTCTTCCGGCGGCCGTTCCCGCGGCCGGCGTTGA
- a CDS encoding protein kinase translates to MTEWRGRPPGTLRILGVLSALGVLAVGFAAATFHDAYRRGLADERAGRWEEARQAFLEAAHKRPEPARRVRTYGLNFLEHYDPYLHLARAELELGLIEEAAEHLRRSRQAGVSPARVLEPVERRLAESRRRRDRSSLRAVTRVPSVPPPAPPRPAPSEPEPTLLALESIPPGADVFVDGRLLGMTPVELPVAPGMHRLEIRQEGFLAARRQIEAGAGERLSLRFELEPQAPPPPVPPAPRAVDASASSPSAAPSGKDPAPVAEARPAPRPVVAEKREVAGRDPRPAATPREPASRGSAPPAPPAHRSSSSRVSAPRGPGPFTVLLLVVVGVLCVLGIVALRRLLAARRGGEPDPPARLAMETRDMPHTGLTPTFAGPGQAQAGEGSQFGPYRIMALLGRGGMASTYRARRVGDEREMALKIPYAHLLEEQEFVARFLREGGLGATLHHPNIVRIFEAGEQQGVPFIAMELLRGETLEARIARVGRLELREALDILRGIALALDYAHLKGVVHRDLKPENVMCLTGGGVKVMDYGIARVLDGSNLTASHSFLGTPNYAAPESFDPARVDGRSDLYSLGIIAYRMLAGRLPFTGGSPLEILDQHRRAPLPALPGEAVIPPRVEAMVRRMTDKSPARRFESAEALLRELNAILNALAEISVTEPTSS, encoded by the coding sequence ATGACTGAGTGGCGCGGCCGGCCCCCCGGGACGCTCCGGATCCTGGGCGTGCTGTCGGCGCTCGGCGTGCTGGCGGTCGGTTTCGCCGCGGCCACCTTCCACGATGCCTACCGTCGGGGTCTGGCCGATGAACGTGCCGGTCGCTGGGAGGAAGCCCGGCAGGCCTTCCTCGAGGCGGCCCACAAGCGACCCGAGCCCGCCCGCCGGGTCCGTACCTACGGGCTCAATTTTCTCGAGCATTACGACCCCTACCTGCACCTGGCCCGGGCCGAGCTGGAACTCGGCCTGATCGAGGAAGCCGCCGAACACCTGCGTCGTTCCCGTCAGGCCGGCGTGTCCCCGGCCCGCGTCCTCGAGCCTGTCGAGCGCAGGTTGGCCGAGTCCCGGAGGCGCCGCGATCGGTCTTCCCTGCGGGCGGTGACCCGGGTTCCGTCCGTTCCACCTCCGGCTCCCCCCCGCCCGGCGCCGAGCGAACCGGAGCCGACCCTCCTGGCTCTCGAATCCATCCCTCCGGGGGCCGACGTCTTCGTCGACGGCCGGTTGCTGGGCATGACGCCGGTGGAACTCCCCGTTGCCCCCGGCATGCATCGCCTCGAGATTCGCCAGGAGGGTTTTCTGGCGGCCCGCAGACAGATCGAGGCGGGGGCGGGTGAGCGGCTGAGCCTGCGCTTCGAACTCGAGCCCCAGGCGCCGCCTCCACCGGTTCCTCCCGCACCGCGGGCGGTGGATGCGTCCGCGTCGTCACCTTCGGCGGCACCTTCCGGGAAGGACCCGGCCCCGGTCGCGGAGGCCCGTCCCGCCCCGCGGCCGGTGGTCGCGGAAAAGCGGGAAGTCGCCGGGCGGGATCCGCGACCGGCCGCGACGCCCCGTGAGCCCGCCTCCCGCGGGAGCGCGCCTCCGGCCCCGCCGGCCCACCGCTCATCTTCCTCCCGGGTGTCGGCGCCCCGGGGTCCGGGTCCGTTCACGGTCCTCTTGCTGGTGGTGGTCGGCGTGCTTTGCGTGCTGGGGATCGTGGCGTTGCGCCGCTTGCTGGCGGCGCGTCGGGGGGGCGAGCCGGATCCGCCGGCGCGTCTGGCGATGGAAACCCGGGACATGCCCCACACCGGTCTGACCCCCACGTTTGCCGGACCCGGGCAGGCGCAGGCCGGCGAAGGCTCGCAGTTCGGGCCCTACCGGATCATGGCCTTGCTCGGTCGGGGCGGGATGGCCTCGACCTACCGTGCCCGACGCGTGGGCGACGAGCGCGAGATGGCGCTCAAGATCCCCTATGCCCACCTGCTCGAAGAGCAAGAGTTCGTCGCGCGTTTTCTGCGGGAAGGAGGCCTGGGGGCGACCCTGCATCACCCCAACATCGTGCGCATCTTCGAGGCGGGTGAGCAGCAGGGTGTTCCCTTCATCGCGATGGAGCTGCTGCGCGGCGAGACCCTCGAAGCGCGCATCGCGCGGGTCGGCAGGCTCGAGTTGCGGGAGGCGCTGGATATCCTCAGGGGCATCGCCCTGGCCCTGGACTACGCTCACCTCAAGGGCGTCGTACACCGCGACCTCAAGCCCGAGAACGTGATGTGCCTGACCGGGGGGGGCGTCAAGGTGATGGACTACGGCATCGCCAGGGTTCTCGACGGTTCCAACCTGACGGCGAGCCACTCCTTTCTCGGCACACCCAACTATGCGGCCCCGGAGAGCTTCGATCCGGCCAGGGTGGACGGACGCTCGGATCTCTACAGCCTGGGGATCATCGCCTACCGCATGCTTGCCGGTCGGCTGCCCTTCACCGGCGGCAGTCCCCTCGAGATTCTCGACCAGCACCGTCGCGCTCCGCTGCCGGCTCTGCCCGGGGAGGCGGTCATCCCACCCCGGGTCGAGGCCATGGTTCGCCGGATGACGGACAAGTCTCCGGCCCGTCGATTCGAAAGCGCCGAGGCGCTGCTGCGGGAGCTCAACGCGATTCTCAATGCTCTGGCCGAGATCTCGGTCACCGAGCCGACTTCTTCCTGA
- a CDS encoding UPF0164 family protein, which translates to MSRVLPAALVFAGIVLTRAAAEPPQVVEEPRVPFGVIIAEQARASFTLRGAGARAAGMGGAFTAVADDATAASFNPAGLAQLRLPEISVVYSSQRLEDRYTGFVSFGETPPLRLTDSSDTFGRDGLNFVSATLPFRMAGKHWAVQISEQRMVNFDYDAVFTFFGDQADGSARLASIVQSSQQAGSIKARTVSLAVELTDRTLVGAAYNSWDGQWDFTSFNARALIGAPTDEFFFAYTQASRLRARNIDLGILLRYPHFRVGVRYRRSFDAAYSFSGDTDSNVPLSLTSLPPIDTSLHWPSSLNVGVSLQLSERWLMALDWGRTDWQEFTFDPGDKVQVGFFDLLSAGQTTSGVSSDWRIGSEYLFFIGNAVVPVRAGVFREPYPTRDLVTRERLVRRGFSVGAGIKWRTVAADLTLSRTRADAEVSRFFMPASLDTQSLVFNSFGNLEKTETTIIASLIVQIPEGSRLSRILRRIFVGPGDDD; encoded by the coding sequence ATGTCTCGCGTGCTGCCCGCAGCCCTGGTTTTCGCCGGGATCGTCCTGACCCGGGCCGCCGCCGAGCCGCCCCAGGTCGTCGAGGAACCCCGTGTGCCCTTTGGCGTGATCATCGCCGAACAGGCCCGGGCGTCGTTTACGCTCCGCGGAGCCGGGGCCCGGGCGGCGGGGATGGGCGGGGCGTTTACCGCCGTGGCCGACGACGCGACCGCGGCTTCTTTCAATCCTGCCGGCCTGGCTCAACTTCGGCTTCCGGAGATCTCTGTCGTCTATTCCAGCCAGCGGCTGGAAGATCGCTACACGGGCTTCGTTTCCTTTGGCGAGACGCCGCCCCTGCGGTTGACGGACTCTTCCGACACCTTTGGTCGTGACGGTTTGAACTTCGTTTCCGCCACGCTGCCCTTCCGGATGGCCGGGAAGCACTGGGCCGTGCAGATCTCCGAGCAGCGCATGGTGAATTTCGACTATGACGCCGTGTTCACATTCTTTGGTGACCAGGCGGATGGTTCGGCCCGCCTGGCGTCCATCGTGCAGAGCAGCCAGCAGGCCGGGTCGATCAAGGCCCGCACGGTGTCTCTGGCCGTGGAGCTGACCGACCGGACCCTGGTCGGGGCCGCCTACAACAGCTGGGACGGTCAGTGGGACTTCACCAGCTTCAACGCCCGAGCGTTGATCGGTGCTCCCACCGACGAGTTTTTCTTCGCCTACACCCAGGCTTCCCGCCTGCGGGCCCGGAACATCGACCTGGGAATCCTGTTGCGCTATCCGCACTTCCGCGTCGGCGTGCGCTACCGGCGCAGTTTCGACGCCGCGTACTCGTTCTCCGGTGACACGGACAGCAACGTGCCGCTGAGCCTGACCTCGCTGCCGCCGATCGACACCAGTCTGCACTGGCCCAGCTCGCTGAACGTGGGAGTCAGCCTGCAGCTCTCCGAGCGCTGGCTGATGGCGCTGGACTGGGGGCGGACCGACTGGCAGGAGTTCACCTTCGACCCCGGCGACAAGGTGCAGGTCGGCTTCTTCGACCTGCTCAGCGCCGGACAAACCACCAGCGGGGTCAGCTCCGACTGGCGCATCGGCAGCGAGTACCTGTTCTTCATCGGCAACGCGGTGGTGCCGGTCCGGGCCGGCGTCTTCCGCGAACCCTATCCGACTCGCGACCTGGTGACCCGGGAGCGGCTCGTGCGGCGAGGCTTTTCGGTGGGCGCCGGAATCAAATGGAGAACCGTGGCCGCCGATCTGACCCTTTCCCGCACCCGCGCCGATGCCGAAGTCAGCCGCTTTTTCATGCCCGCCAGCCTGGATACCCAGAGCCTGGTGTTCAATTCCTTCGGCAACCTGGAGAAGACCGAGACGACGATCATCGCCTCGTTGATCGTCCAGATTCCCGAGGGAAGCCGGCTTTCACGGATCCTGCGCCGGATCTTCGTGGGCCCCGGGGACGATGACTGA
- a CDS encoding NAD(P)/FAD-dependent oxidoreductase — MTRGEAVDVLIVGAGPAGSSLALRLARAGCRVRLVDRAVFPRFKPCGEFISPECLPILDDLGALEPLLDAGAHRVEGMRLFGWGQRAHGCYGRVARGSGGDHWGLGLRREVFDRILLDRARARRGVEFAEGVRIGHLLRDGRGRVVGAAGTDRSGREVEFRARFTVGADGVRSRVVRDLGLARPTRWLRRHALVARYEGVPPLDTGEVHLFDSGYFAGCSVDQGLFTLNLVMASRSLQGSDLDSILDSRAADHPSLGPRLARARRVEPVRAIGPLAFSTTRQVVPGAALVGDACGYVDPMTGEGISFALRGAEILAGELVRALAEVEVPGPRELAAYPHLRRKEIGFRLRQARGLQRGVAHPWLARAVLTLLARRPALVDLLVERTGGVAPPRAVRGPWPWLRALAVR; from the coding sequence ATGACTCGGGGTGAAGCGGTCGACGTGCTGATTGTCGGTGCCGGCCCTGCGGGGTCGAGTCTGGCCCTGCGACTGGCTCGGGCGGGTTGCCGGGTCCGGCTTGTCGATCGCGCTGTTTTTCCCCGCTTCAAGCCCTGCGGCGAGTTCATCAGTCCCGAATGCCTGCCGATACTCGATGACCTGGGAGCCCTCGAGCCGCTGCTCGACGCCGGAGCCCACCGCGTGGAGGGCATGCGGCTTTTCGGCTGGGGGCAACGGGCCCACGGTTGCTACGGGAGGGTGGCCCGGGGGAGTGGCGGGGACCACTGGGGCCTGGGTCTGCGGAGGGAGGTCTTCGACCGGATTCTGCTCGACCGGGCCCGGGCCCGGCGAGGGGTGGAGTTCGCCGAAGGCGTGCGCATCGGCCACCTTCTGCGGGACGGGCGGGGGCGCGTGGTCGGTGCGGCGGGTACCGATCGCAGCGGGCGGGAAGTCGAATTCAGAGCGCGGTTCACGGTGGGCGCCGATGGGGTTCGCTCGCGCGTGGTTCGGGACCTGGGACTCGCCCGGCCCACACGGTGGCTCCGGCGCCATGCCCTGGTGGCTCGCTACGAGGGTGTACCGCCCCTCGACACCGGCGAGGTGCATCTCTTCGATAGCGGATACTTCGCCGGTTGCAGCGTCGACCAGGGACTTTTCACGCTGAACCTCGTCATGGCCAGCCGGTCGCTGCAGGGAAGTGATCTCGACTCGATCTTGGACTCCCGGGCGGCGGATCATCCCTCCCTGGGGCCCCGCCTGGCGCGGGCCCGCCGGGTGGAACCGGTGCGGGCCATCGGGCCGCTGGCCTTCAGCACCACCCGGCAGGTCGTCCCCGGTGCGGCCCTTGTGGGGGACGCCTGCGGCTACGTGGACCCCATGACCGGCGAGGGCATCTCCTTCGCCCTGCGGGGGGCGGAGATTCTGGCGGGGGAACTGGTGCGTGCCCTGGCCGAGGTGGAAGTGCCGGGTCCCCGGGAGCTGGCGGCCTATCCGCATCTCCGCCGGAAGGAGATCGGCTTTCGCCTGCGCCAGGCCCGGGGATTGCAGCGGGGGGTGGCCCATCCCTGGCTGGCGCGTGCGGTGCTCACCCTGCTGGCCCGCCGGCCGGCCCTGGTGGATCTGCTGGTCGAGCGCACCGGGGGAGTCGCTCCGCCGCGTGCGGTGCGCGGCCCCTGGCCCTGGCTGCGCGCTCTGGCCGTGCGCTGA